One region of Bacillus zhangzhouensis genomic DNA includes:
- a CDS encoding exo-alpha-sialidase, protein MFHKGATAVAASKSGGYFVAVKREGIFHYSVESGWKQLFKLKHKIHAISYIGPYLFGVGENGTVIRSGDEGSTWALSSFPTNAVVWSITGRKDGFVCAHGKHSIYVSNDFGISWEIMKPFAHVNHPPVIRSLCVAGDHLYIGTQIHEVHGGIWVYDLQSEQIFLLNREEHRMTASMLLCHEHLLVCALGSKKGKKGSVQILDLHTNILHDIQSQGFAREESFLDVSEDHGIVYVTTSQDEHGFSKVYQLDIEQKELKWFDTIKGHGFRVANQNENFFCAGLYESKFVRPYEEPALIH, encoded by the coding sequence ATGTTTCATAAAGGAGCAACGGCCGTTGCTGCATCTAAAAGTGGTGGATACTTTGTTGCTGTAAAACGTGAAGGTATTTTTCACTATAGTGTGGAGAGTGGATGGAAGCAGCTTTTTAAGCTCAAGCATAAAATTCATGCCATCAGCTATATTGGCCCTTATTTATTCGGTGTTGGTGAAAATGGCACAGTGATTAGATCAGGAGATGAAGGCAGTACATGGGCATTATCTTCATTCCCAACAAATGCAGTTGTTTGGTCTATTACAGGACGCAAAGATGGTTTTGTATGTGCACATGGAAAACATAGTATCTATGTGTCAAATGATTTCGGGATTTCCTGGGAAATTATGAAGCCATTTGCTCATGTGAATCATCCGCCGGTCATTCGTTCTTTATGTGTTGCAGGTGATCACCTTTATATTGGAACACAGATTCATGAGGTTCACGGAGGAATATGGGTGTATGACTTGCAGAGTGAACAGATTTTTCTTTTAAACAGAGAGGAGCACCGAATGACAGCTTCTATGCTGCTCTGTCATGAACATCTTCTTGTTTGTGCATTAGGTTCAAAAAAAGGCAAAAAAGGATCTGTTCAAATTTTAGATTTACATACAAATATTCTGCATGATATTCAATCACAGGGGTTTGCTAGAGAAGAATCATTTTTGGATGTATCAGAGGATCATGGCATTGTGTATGTGACCACATCACAAGACGAACACGGATTTTCAAAAGTATATCAACTTGATATTGAGCAAAAAGAACTCAAATGGTTTGATACGATCAAAGGACACGGTTTTCGTGTAGCCAATCAAAACGAAAACTTTTTCTGTGCGGGTTTATATGAAAGTAAGTTTGTCAGGCCATATGAGGAGCCTGCATTGATTCATTGA
- a CDS encoding flavodoxin → MSGNTEAMADLIEKGITEAGASVDRHEAMDIDVELLNDYSHIMLGAYTWGDGDLPDDFIDLYEEMEKLDLTGKAFAVFGSGDTSYEHFCGAVDLIEEKVKELGGDIVLPSVKIELNPEGEEEDELISFGRQFVQLHQQEAG, encoded by the coding sequence ATGTCTGGAAATACAGAAGCGATGGCAGATTTAATTGAAAAAGGTATAACGGAAGCAGGAGCCAGTGTGGACCGGCATGAAGCGATGGATATTGATGTCGAGCTGCTTAATGATTACTCGCACATTATGTTAGGTGCGTATACATGGGGAGATGGCGATCTTCCGGATGATTTTATTGATTTATATGAAGAAATGGAAAAGCTTGATTTAACGGGAAAAGCATTTGCAGTATTCGGTTCTGGTGATACATCTTACGAACATTTTTGCGGAGCTGTTGACCTAATTGAAGAAAAAGTGAAGGAGCTTGGTGGTGACATTGTCCTGCCATCAGTTAAGATTGAGCTGAATCCAGAAGGAGAGGAAGAGGACGAATTGATCTCTTTTGGCAGACAATTTGTTCAGCTTCACCAGCAAGAAGCGGGATAA
- the dapD gene encoding 2,3,4,5-tetrahydropyridine-2,6-dicarboxylate N-acetyltransferase: MKQMDANEIISFIQNSTKSTPVKVYIKGDLEGIEFGEHAKTFITGNTGVVFGEWSEIQEALASNKDKIEDVVVENDRRNSAIPMLDLKNIKARIEPGAIIRDQVEIGDNAVIMMGASINIGSVIGEGTMIDMNVVLGGRATVGKNCHIGAGSVLAGVIEPPSAKPVVVEDDVVIGANAVVLEGVTIGKGAVVAAGAIVVNDVEPYTVVAGTPAKKIKDIDEKTKGKTEIKQELRQL, from the coding sequence ATGAAACAAATGGACGCTAATGAAATTATTTCATTTATTCAAAATAGTACAAAATCAACACCTGTCAAAGTCTATATCAAAGGTGACTTAGAAGGAATTGAGTTTGGTGAACATGCAAAAACATTCATCACAGGAAACACTGGAGTTGTTTTCGGTGAGTGGAGCGAAATTCAAGAAGCGCTAGCATCTAACAAAGACAAAATTGAAGATGTTGTCGTGGAAAATGACCGCCGCAACTCTGCAATTCCGATGTTAGATTTGAAAAACATTAAAGCCCGTATTGAACCAGGGGCAATCATTCGTGACCAAGTTGAAATCGGTGATAATGCAGTCATTATGATGGGTGCTTCTATTAATATCGGTTCTGTGATCGGCGAAGGTACGATGATTGACATGAACGTGGTGCTTGGCGGCCGTGCGACAGTAGGTAAGAACTGTCATATCGGTGCTGGATCTGTTCTTGCAGGTGTCATTGAGCCGCCGTCTGCTAAACCAGTTGTTGTAGAAGATGACGTTGTCATCGGTGCGAACGCGGTTGTTTTAGAAGGTGTGACAATAGGTAAAGGTGCAGTAGTAGCTGCCGGTGCGATCGTTGTGAACGATGTAGAGCCTTACACAGTTGTAGCAGGTACACCTGCTAAGAAAATCAAAGACATCGATGAGAAAACAAAAGGTAAGACTGAAATCAAACAAGAACTGCGTCAGCTTTAA
- a CDS encoding N-acetyldiaminopimelate deacetylase, with protein sequence MRYPRLIRIEERKRVYLLNLEQLISIRRDLHQIPELGFQEFKTQAYLIQHLGAYSKDRVEIETWRTGLFVKVKGTNPTRVFAYRADMDGLSIPEETGYPFESLHEGKMHACGHDLHMTIALGIIDHFVHEPIREDVLFIFQPAEEGPGGAEPMLASDVLKKWTPDFITALHIAPEYPVGTIATKPGLLFANTSELVIELEGKGGHAAYPHLANDMVVAASALVGQLQSVISRNVDPLDSAVITVGTITGGTAQNIIAQHAKLDGTIRTLSPESMDKVRKRIEALAKGIEIGYECKATVQYPSSYYEVDNSKDLTEEFMSYVAEEGLANVIECREAMTGEDFGYMLKKYPGFMFWLGVNSEYGLHHAKLQPDENAIEIAVNVMTAYFKKQAGE encoded by the coding sequence ATGAGATATCCACGTCTTATTCGTATAGAAGAAAGGAAGCGAGTTTATTTGTTAAATCTTGAGCAATTAATATCCATTCGAAGAGATTTACACCAAATCCCTGAGCTTGGTTTCCAAGAATTTAAAACACAAGCGTATCTCATTCAGCATCTTGGTGCCTATTCAAAAGATCGAGTTGAAATTGAAACGTGGAGAACTGGCCTTTTTGTAAAAGTGAAAGGGACAAATCCAACGCGCGTATTTGCTTATCGTGCAGATATGGACGGCCTGTCTATACCCGAGGAAACAGGGTATCCATTTGAATCTCTGCATGAAGGGAAGATGCATGCATGTGGACATGACCTTCATATGACCATTGCACTTGGTATCATTGATCATTTCGTTCATGAACCGATCAGAGAAGATGTATTATTTATCTTCCAGCCGGCAGAAGAAGGTCCAGGCGGTGCCGAACCAATGCTTGCAAGTGATGTTTTAAAAAAATGGACGCCAGACTTTATTACAGCGCTGCATATCGCACCTGAATATCCTGTTGGAACAATCGCTACAAAGCCTGGGCTTTTATTTGCCAATACGAGTGAGCTTGTGATTGAGCTTGAAGGAAAAGGCGGACACGCTGCATATCCTCATTTAGCAAATGATATGGTTGTTGCTGCAAGTGCACTTGTAGGTCAGCTGCAATCGGTCATTTCACGTAATGTCGATCCCCTTGATAGTGCAGTCATTACAGTCGGCACGATTACCGGCGGAACAGCTCAAAATATTATTGCGCAGCATGCAAAGCTTGACGGTACCATTCGCACGCTTTCGCCAGAGTCTATGGACAAGGTGAGAAAGCGAATTGAAGCACTGGCAAAAGGGATTGAAATTGGCTACGAATGCAAGGCAACCGTTCAATACCCTTCATCTTATTACGAAGTGGACAATTCAAAGGATTTGACAGAGGAATTTATGTCATATGTTGCCGAAGAAGGGCTTGCGAATGTGATTGAATGCAGAGAAGCCATGACAGGAGAAGATTTTGGCTACATGCTGAAAAAATATCCCGGCTTCATGTTTTGGTTAGGTGTCAATTCAGAATACGGCCTGCACCATGCAAAGCTTCAGCCTGATGAAAACGCGATTGAAATAGCTGTGAATGTCATGACTGCTTATTTTAAAAAGCAAGCTGGTGAATGA
- a CDS encoding YkuS family protein yields MTRIGVEPSLSDVEELLKQKGYDVVRIQNEQQMDQCDCYVVTGLDSNVLGISDTTTKASVITASGMTADEICQEVEQRVQ; encoded by the coding sequence ATGACAAGAATTGGTGTAGAACCATCTTTATCCGATGTAGAAGAACTATTAAAGCAAAAAGGGTATGATGTTGTACGTATTCAAAATGAACAGCAAATGGATCAATGTGACTGTTATGTAGTCACAGGACTAGATTCAAATGTTCTTGGCATTTCAGACACAACAACAAAGGCATCTGTTATTACAGCATCAGGGATGACGGCTGATGAAATTTGCCAAGAAGTAGAACAGCGTGTTCAATAA
- a CDS encoding IS3 family transposase (programmed frameshift): MKKNRYSAEIKWAVVKDKLSGQFTNQQIMDKYHIKNVSQIKTWMKWYRENQLHRFDQPIGKQYSFGHGPDNVSKEEKVNRQIEHLKMENEILKKVFGDRRGVEKRVALNLVEKLRKNYTVTSVLSILQIARSTYYRWVSEGIREKSQVEKAVISLCTETSFRYGHRKIRKLLQRQYDIKRNRNTVQRIMQKHHLQCRVKRKRKWKSQGESVIIAPNRLNRNFTAIHPNLKWVTDITYIQYGPRTLYLSTMMDLYNNEVVAYTLDDHQQTSLILDTLRAALEKRNSPKGVLVHSDQGSVYSSYAYQKELGVRNLTSSMSRRGNCWDNAVIESFHSSLKSEEFMFTKFNSISEKDVRQRIDHYIKYYNEERIQEKLGYHAPKTFSSMSA, translated from the exons ATGAAAAAAAACAGATATTCAGCTGAAATAAAATGGGCGGTTGTGAAAGATAAATTAAGCGGGCAGTTTACCAATCAACAAATTATGGATAAATATCATATAAAGAATGTATCTCAGATTAAAACATGGATGAAGTGGTATCGAGAAAATCAGTTACATCGATTCGATCAGCCAATTGGAAAACAATATAGCTTCGGGCATGGACCTGACAATGTATCCAAAGAGGAAAAAGTAAATAGGCAGATTGAACACCTTAAGATGGAGAATGAAATTCTAA AAAAAGTATTTGGAGATCGTAGAGGAGTTGAAAAAAGAGTAGCCTTGAATTTGGTCGAGAAATTACGGAAGAACTATACAGTAACATCTGTCCTAAGTATTTTGCAGATCGCCAGATCGACCTATTATCGCTGGGTATCCGAAGGAATACGTGAAAAATCACAAGTGGAGAAGGCTGTTATTTCCTTATGTACCGAAACGTCGTTCCGGTACGGCCACCGTAAGATCCGAAAGCTACTTCAGCGCCAATATGATATCAAACGAAACCGAAATACTGTACAGCGCATCATGCAAAAACACCATCTTCAATGTCGTGTGAAGCGTAAAAGGAAATGGAAATCACAAGGGGAATCTGTCATCATTGCCCCAAATAGATTAAATCGGAACTTCACCGCAATACACCCGAATTTAAAATGGGTAACCGATATTACTTATATTCAGTATGGACCGAGAACGCTCTACCTTTCGACCATGATGGATTTATACAACAACGAAGTTGTTGCCTATACCCTAGATGATCACCAACAGACATCACTCATATTGGACACATTGAGGGCAGCTTTAGAGAAAAGGAATTCACCTAAAGGTGTACTTGTGCATTCAGATCAAGGAAGTGTATACAGTTCGTATGCATATCAAAAAGAGCTAGGGGTAAGGAACCTCACAAGCAGTATGTCTAGACGAGGCAACTGTTGGGATAACGCAGTGATTGAATCATTCCATTCTAGCTTAAAATCAGAGGAATTTATGTTTACAAAGTTCAATTCTATATCAGAAAAAGATGTCAGACAACGAATCGACCATTACATCAAGTATTATAATGAAGAGCGTATTCAAGAAAAATTAGGCTACCACGCACCAAAAACATTTAGTAGCATGTCAGCCTAA
- a CDS encoding mechanosensitive ion channel family protein, with product MGLRTTQLRNFDGTLHFISNRSILNVSNHSRGMMQTLVDLRMKM from the coding sequence ATTGGACTAAGAACTACGCAGCTTCGAAATTTTGACGGCACCCTTCATTTCATTTCAAATCGCAGTATACTGAATGTAAGCAATCATTCAAGAGGGATGATGCAGACACTCGTTGATCTCCGGATGAAAATGTAG
- the ahpA gene encoding biofilm-specific peroxidase AhpA, protein MAERFVGKQAPRFEMEAVLANKEFGKVSLEENMKNDKWTVLFFYPMDFTFVCPTEITAMSDRYDEFEDLDAEIIGVSTDTIHTHLAWINTDRKDNGLGELKYPLAADTNHTVSREYGVLIEEEGIALRGLFIINPEGELQYQTVFHNNIGRDVDETLRVLQALQTGGLCPANWKPGQKTL, encoded by the coding sequence ATGGCAGAGCGTTTTGTAGGAAAACAAGCTCCACGTTTTGAAATGGAAGCAGTACTTGCTAACAAGGAATTTGGGAAAGTAAGTTTAGAGGAAAACATGAAGAATGACAAATGGACCGTCCTTTTCTTCTATCCAATGGATTTCACATTTGTTTGTCCAACTGAAATTACAGCAATGAGCGATCGTTATGATGAGTTCGAGGATTTAGATGCAGAAATCATTGGTGTGTCTACTGATACAATCCACACGCATCTTGCTTGGATCAATACAGACCGTAAAGACAACGGTCTTGGTGAATTAAAATACCCATTAGCTGCTGATACTAACCACACAGTATCTAGAGAATACGGCGTTTTAATTGAAGAAGAAGGAATTGCTCTTCGCGGTTTATTCATTATTAACCCAGAAGGCGAACTTCAATACCAAACAGTATTCCACAACAATATCGGTCGTGATGTAGATGAGACATTACGTGTTCTTCAAGCATTACAAACTGGCGGACTTTGCCCAGCGAACTGGAAACCTGGTCAAAAAACACTTTAA
- a CDS encoding TlpA family protein disulfide reductase — protein MKLRQPMPELTGAKEWLNGEVTKEDLIGDKPTLIHFWSVSCHLCKEAMPQVNQFRDEYKDQLNVVAVHMPRSEDDLDLEKIKEVAKEHEITQPIFVDSDHHLTEAFENEYVPAYYVFDKTGALRHFQAGGSGMKMLEKRVNRVLSESEKAAE, from the coding sequence ATGAAATTACGTCAACCAATGCCAGAACTAACTGGTGCAAAAGAATGGTTAAACGGAGAAGTAACAAAAGAAGATTTGATTGGTGACAAACCAACATTGATTCATTTCTGGTCAGTCAGCTGTCATCTTTGTAAAGAGGCAATGCCTCAAGTCAATCAATTCCGTGATGAATACAAAGATCAACTAAACGTTGTGGCAGTTCATATGCCTCGTTCAGAAGATGACCTAGATCTAGAAAAAATCAAAGAAGTTGCGAAAGAGCATGAAATCACGCAGCCAATCTTTGTGGACAGTGATCATCACTTAACAGAAGCCTTTGAAAACGAATATGTACCTGCATATTATGTATTTGATAAAACAGGTGCTTTGCGCCACTTCCAAGCTGGCGGAAGCGGAATGAAAATGCTTGAAAAACGTGTCAATCGGGTGCTTTCTGAGTCTGAAAAGGCTGCAGAATAA
- a CDS encoding sigmaE regulated sporulation protein, protein MNRRHASPLFHDLSQENLYLKAETAKYQQMISDLQSSYTYSKNKKLTQEYHEMKKDFTQLKQQLDEMTNDQHDAASKIQDLSYSKSELLHKIVLLLEMLQKETYHRRNETEEKHRLHLKVVKYKQTSQQLNERIEDQDKRLAKEEKKGNTLSAVIEKLQQTLGDKNAELHVLQEGVRHLQERFYETQEKLLQIEKAKEAIFYETLTSYQKQLAESEEWIASHFADIDQSAQTNTQPFSRDRILQTTEEIEPILKKLNEQVQTLQEQVDAVQRNGEVMTVKIDSFKKQRDHLPKERKIVYTVDQKK, encoded by the coding sequence ATGAACAGGCGCCATGCTTCTCCCCTATTCCATGATCTATCTCAAGAGAATTTATATTTAAAAGCTGAAACTGCCAAATATCAACAAATGATCTCTGATTTACAGTCCTCATATACGTATTCTAAAAATAAGAAGTTAACTCAAGAATATCATGAGATGAAAAAGGATTTCACGCAATTAAAACAACAACTGGATGAAATGACCAATGATCAACATGATGCTGCCTCAAAAATACAGGATCTCTCCTACAGCAAATCAGAATTGTTACATAAAATTGTTCTTCTCCTTGAGATGCTGCAAAAGGAAACCTATCATAGAAGAAATGAAACCGAAGAAAAACACAGGCTGCATTTGAAAGTTGTCAAATATAAGCAAACCTCTCAACAATTAAATGAACGGATAGAGGATCAAGATAAACGACTTGCAAAAGAGGAGAAAAAAGGAAATACTTTATCCGCAGTGATTGAGAAGCTGCAGCAAACATTGGGCGATAAAAACGCAGAGCTCCATGTATTACAGGAAGGCGTCAGACATCTTCAAGAGCGTTTTTATGAAACACAAGAGAAATTACTGCAAATTGAAAAAGCAAAAGAAGCGATTTTTTACGAAACACTCACAAGCTATCAAAAACAGTTAGCAGAAAGTGAAGAATGGATCGCATCTCATTTTGCTGATATTGACCAGTCAGCACAAACAAATACACAGCCATTCTCACGAGACCGCATCCTGCAAACAACAGAAGAAATCGAACCGATCTTGAAGAAACTCAACGAACAAGTTCAAACACTTCAAGAACAAGTCGATGCAGTACAGCGGAATGGAGAGGTCATGACAGTCAAAATCGACAGCTTCAAAAAACAGCGTGATCACCTGCCTAAGGAACGCAAAATTGTCTATACAGTTGATCAAAAGAAGTAA
- a CDS encoding molybdenum cofactor guanylyltransferase, which produces MHVVNVILAGGASRRFGVPKASHMYQGKPLYEHVKEQLLEGQTVIISHPSLLPFFKARGEQSVWLDDEEVRGCGPLAGIYTAMQKQEAEWYLVTACDMPFIRKETAKVLSSYCSEHAGAIIPLVQGRLQPLFALYHCRSLPFIRACLKENQLAVKDLLQKLHVRIVSEEELNMTSNEFRNINKRSDLPENGMI; this is translated from the coding sequence ATGCACGTAGTGAATGTGATTTTAGCTGGAGGAGCTTCCAGACGCTTTGGAGTGCCAAAAGCAAGTCATATGTATCAAGGGAAACCATTATATGAGCATGTGAAAGAGCAGCTTTTAGAAGGGCAGACTGTCATCATTAGTCATCCATCGCTGCTTCCATTTTTCAAAGCAAGAGGTGAACAAAGTGTGTGGTTAGATGATGAAGAGGTGCGCGGATGTGGACCGCTTGCCGGCATATATACAGCGATGCAAAAGCAAGAGGCAGAATGGTATTTAGTGACGGCATGTGACATGCCTTTCATACGGAAGGAAACAGCGAAAGTATTATCGTCCTATTGCAGCGAGCACGCAGGTGCCATTATCCCGCTTGTTCAAGGCAGATTACAGCCTTTATTTGCGCTTTATCACTGTCGCTCTCTGCCGTTTATTCGTGCGTGTTTAAAAGAGAATCAATTAGCCGTCAAAGATTTGCTTCAAAAGCTGCATGTGCGCATCGTTTCAGAGGAAGAACTGAACATGACATCAAACGAATTTCGTAATATCAATAAAAGAAGCGATTTACCTGAAAACGGTATGATATGA
- a CDS encoding thiazole biosynthesis adenylyltransferase ThiF, which translates to MNDRYSRQILFPPVGEKGQHALAESHVLIVGAGALGTASAEGLVRSGIGTLTIVDRDYVEFSNLQRQQLYTEHDAKAHVPKAVAAKKRLEQINHEVTIYALIEEAGAKLLRPLFQRADIVIDATDNFETRMVMNDLSLETKTPWIYGACVSSQGMYMTILPDKTPCLSCVFTAMPVGGLTCDTAGIISPAVQMVSAYQQTEALKYLTGHEDQIQRKFVTFDLWQSTSFKMDVSRAKQKDCPTCGTARTYPYLHDQRKKTAVLCGRDTVQIVSKDLAKLSFQHMKEQLSSICEVEVNDFLIHVRYEKYRMVCFKGGRALIHGTNDEKEANSLLARLLGI; encoded by the coding sequence TTGAATGATCGATATTCAAGACAAATTTTGTTCCCTCCGGTTGGGGAAAAAGGTCAGCATGCGCTGGCTGAAAGTCATGTTCTGATCGTTGGAGCCGGTGCACTTGGTACCGCCTCTGCGGAAGGGCTTGTCAGATCTGGCATCGGTACGTTGACGATTGTCGATCGTGATTATGTGGAATTTTCAAATTTACAGCGGCAGCAGCTGTACACGGAACATGATGCAAAAGCACATGTGCCAAAAGCAGTTGCGGCAAAAAAACGTCTCGAGCAGATCAATCATGAAGTGACCATATACGCTCTGATTGAAGAGGCAGGCGCGAAGCTGTTAAGGCCGTTATTCCAGAGAGCAGATATCGTCATTGATGCAACAGATAATTTTGAGACTAGAATGGTGATGAATGATTTATCGCTAGAAACGAAGACGCCGTGGATATATGGCGCTTGTGTGAGCAGTCAGGGGATGTATATGACCATACTGCCGGATAAAACGCCATGTTTATCATGTGTGTTTACAGCAATGCCTGTTGGCGGCTTGACGTGTGATACAGCGGGGATTATTTCACCTGCAGTTCAAATGGTTTCTGCTTATCAGCAAACAGAGGCACTAAAATATTTAACAGGGCATGAAGATCAAATCCAGCGGAAATTTGTCACGTTTGATCTTTGGCAGTCCACATCATTTAAAATGGATGTATCTCGGGCGAAGCAGAAGGATTGCCCAACTTGCGGCACCGCAAGAACCTATCCTTATTTACATGATCAGCGCAAAAAAACGGCGGTCCTTTGCGGACGTGATACCGTTCAAATTGTATCAAAGGATTTAGCAAAACTATCATTTCAGCATATGAAAGAGCAGCTCTCATCTATATGTGAGGTGGAAGTAAACGACTTCTTAATCCATGTACGCTACGAAAAATACCGGATGGTCTGTTTCAAAGGGGGACGAGCATTAATCCATGGAACAAATGATGAAAAAGAAGCCAATTCATTACTAGCAAGACTGCTAGGGATATAG
- a CDS encoding molybdopterin molybdotransferase MoeA, whose product MMERRRPIPVEEAIKKVHQYEKHGKIEWVPLKDSLGRFIAEDILADHDVPAFDRSPYDGFALRAEDTKEASSGHPVEFEIIDHIGAGMVSAKTIGPFQAIRIMTGAKIPNGANVVIMIELTKTFEKDGKSYMSLKRPLKKGDNISRQGEEVLKGNVMVKKGTGVTSGITALLATFGYAVVPVVNKPVIGIISTGTELLQVSDAMVDGKIRNSNLSMVYAQLLEAGAEPLDLGGVSDNFDKSYHAVKSAMSKVDILITTGGVSVGDFDFLPAIYEKLGAKVLFNKVAMRPGSVTTVAAMPNGQLLFGLSGNPAACFVGFELFVKPIIYKWYMKENPFPAFAEAKLTHDFPKANPFTRFVRAALQFTGSQISVTPTGLDKSSAVTSIAEANCFIMLPGGTRGFQAGDQVGVLLFQHKGGGSPCWMTN is encoded by the coding sequence GTGATGGAAAGACGGCGGCCAATACCAGTAGAAGAAGCCATAAAGAAAGTCCACCAATACGAAAAACATGGAAAAATTGAATGGGTCCCTTTAAAGGATAGCCTTGGACGGTTTATTGCAGAAGATATTTTGGCAGACCATGATGTCCCTGCATTTGATCGTTCTCCGTATGATGGCTTTGCACTTCGGGCAGAAGATACAAAAGAAGCGTCAAGCGGACATCCAGTTGAATTCGAGATCATTGATCATATTGGTGCAGGAATGGTCTCAGCAAAAACCATCGGTCCCTTTCAGGCCATCCGTATTATGACAGGAGCAAAAATTCCAAATGGAGCAAATGTCGTCATCATGATCGAACTGACTAAGACTTTCGAAAAAGACGGCAAATCATACATGTCACTGAAAAGACCGCTGAAAAAGGGAGACAATATTTCTCGTCAAGGAGAAGAGGTGCTCAAAGGAAACGTGATGGTCAAAAAAGGAACAGGTGTCACTTCTGGCATCACGGCTCTATTGGCGACATTCGGATATGCGGTAGTGCCAGTTGTTAATAAACCGGTGATTGGCATTATCTCAACGGGCACAGAGCTTCTCCAAGTAAGTGATGCCATGGTGGACGGCAAGATTAGAAATAGTAATCTTAGTATGGTCTATGCGCAGTTACTTGAAGCCGGAGCTGAGCCGCTTGATTTAGGCGGAGTCTCCGATAATTTTGACAAAAGTTATCATGCAGTAAAATCAGCCATGAGCAAGGTAGACATTCTGATCACAACAGGCGGCGTGTCAGTGGGTGATTTTGACTTTCTGCCTGCAATTTATGAAAAGCTGGGAGCCAAGGTGCTGTTTAATAAAGTAGCCATGAGGCCTGGAAGTGTGACGACTGTTGCTGCAATGCCAAATGGTCAATTGCTGTTCGGGCTTTCTGGCAATCCTGCAGCCTGTTTTGTGGGTTTTGAATTATTTGTAAAACCGATCATTTATAAATGGTATATGAAAGAAAATCCGTTTCCTGCTTTTGCTGAGGCGAAACTCACACATGATTTTCCAAAAGCCAATCCGTTTACTCGTTTTGTCAGGGCGGCCCTTCAATTCACTGGCAGTCAGATTAGTGTGACTCCGACAGGTCTTGATAAATCAAGTGCAGTGACCTCTATTGCAGAGGCTAACTGTTTCATCATGCTGCCTGGGGGAACAAGAGGTTTTCAAGCAGGTGATCAAGTGGGTGTTCTGTTGTTTCAGCACAAAGGCGGTGGGTCTCCATGCTGGATGACAAATTAA
- the mobB gene encoding molybdopterin-guanine dinucleotide biosynthesis protein B, with protein MLDDKLSILQVVGYQNSGKTTLIEKLCQLAEREGLKLGCFKHHGHGGKPDRLFKEKDTDRYIQAGAYAAGVEGEGEFHFSMQHITLEQLLSMCQYLPLDAVLIEGYKQAPYRKIVCVKNEEELMDLSTLSNIQAAIYFSQEDQLIENYPFPVFSAFDKRGMTFAFHLLKGGGMF; from the coding sequence ATGCTGGATGACAAATTAAGCATATTACAGGTGGTCGGATATCAAAATAGCGGCAAGACCACGTTGATCGAAAAACTCTGTCAGCTGGCTGAACGTGAAGGGCTGAAGCTAGGCTGTTTTAAACATCATGGACATGGAGGGAAGCCAGATCGTCTTTTCAAAGAAAAAGATACTGATCGATATATTCAAGCAGGTGCATATGCTGCAGGTGTGGAAGGAGAGGGTGAATTTCACTTTTCCATGCAGCACATCACGTTAGAGCAGCTGCTCAGCATGTGTCAGTATCTTCCATTAGACGCTGTGCTCATAGAGGGGTACAAACAGGCGCCTTATCGCAAAATTGTTTGTGTAAAGAACGAAGAGGAGCTTATGGACCTTTCAACTCTTTCCAATATACAAGCAGCTATTTATTTTTCTCAAGAGGATCAATTAATCGAAAATTATCCGTTTCCTGTGTTTTCAGCTTTTGATAAGCGCGGGATGACATTTGCTTTTCACTTATTGAAGGGAGGCGGCATGTTTTGA